A section of the Nyctibius grandis isolate bNycGra1 chromosome 30, bNycGra1.pri, whole genome shotgun sequence genome encodes:
- the SRL gene encoding sarcalumenin isoform X5, with translation MKGLNLLCCCVASLLLLGTAEVEDASEPTKRDRSHLESTLKLNEEKPADDFSGVLQRLRKIYHSSIKPLEQSYRYNELRQHEITAYPGRTLGSSATDGEITSKPMVLFLGPWSVGKSSMINYLLGLDDTPYQLYTGAEPTTSEFTVIMHGPKLKTIEGIVMAADSARSFSPLEKFGQNFLEKLIGIEVPHKLLERVTFVDTPGIIENRKQQERGYPFNDVCQWFIDRADLIFVVFDPTKLDVGLELEMLFRQLKGRESQIRIILNKADSLATQELMRVYGALFWSLAPLINVTEPPRVYVSSFWPHEYQPDTHKDLFLKEEISLLEDLNQVIENRMENKIAFIRQHAIRVRIHALLVDRYLQTYKDKMTFFSDGELVFRDIVEDPDKFFIFKSILAKTNVSKFDLPNREAYKDFFGINPITSFKLLSQQCSYMGGCFLEKIEKAIARELPDLLGSIGLGKKPNVLSCDITGCGETPKNRYRRP, from the exons AGGTTGAAGATGCCAGCGAGCCGACCAAGCGCGACCGGTCCCACTTGGAGAGCACCCTCAAGCTGAACGAGGAGAAACCTGCCGATGATTTCTCAG GAGTACTGCAGCGGCTGAGGAAGATCTACCACTCCTCCATCAAGCCCCTGGAGCAGTCCTACAGATACAACGAGCTGAGGCAGCATGAGATCACAG cTTACCCTGGACGCACCCTGGGCTCCTCCGCCACAG ATGGGGAGATCACTTCCAAGCCCATGGTGCTATTCCTGGGACCGTGGAGCGTCGGCAAATCCTCCATGATAAACTACCTCCTGGGGCTGGACGACACTCCGTACCAGCTCTACACAG GGGCTGAACCCACCACTTCCGAATTCACTGTCATCATGCACGGCCCCAAGCTGAAGACCATCGAGGGCATCGTGATGGCTGCTGACAGCGCCCGCTCCTTCTCGCCCCTGGAGAAGTTTGGGCAGAACTTCTTGGAGAAGCTGATAGGGATCGAGGTGCCCCACAAACTACTGGAGCGAGTCACCTTCGTGGACACGCCAGGCATCATTGAAAACCGCAAGCAGCAAGAACGAG GTTACCCATTCAACGACGTGTGCCAGTGGTTCATTGACAGAGCTGATCTCATCTTCGTTGTCTTTGACCCTACAAAGCTGGACGTGGGCTTGGAGCTGGAGATGCTGTTTCGCCAGCTGAAGGGCCGCGAGTCTCAGATCCGAATCATCTTGAACAAAGCCGACAGCCTGGCTACCCAGGAGCTCATGAGAGTCTATGGTGCCttattttggagcctggctcctCTCATCAACGTCACGGAGCCGCCCAGGGTGTACGTGAGCTCCTTCTGGCCCCACGAGTACCAGCCGGACACCCACAAAGACCTGTTCCTCAAAGAAGAGATATCACTCCTGGAAGATCTCAACCAGGTGATTGAGAACAGGATGGAAAATAAGATTGCCTTCATACGCCAGCATGCCATCCGTGTGCGCATCCACGCCCTTTTGGTCGATCGGTATCTACAGACCTACAAGGACAAAATGACCTTCTTTAGCGATGGAGAACTGGTGTTCAGGGACATTGTGGAAGATCCTGACAAGTTCTTTATCTTTAAGTCCATTCTGGCAAAGACCAATGTCAGCAAATTTGACCTCCCCAACCGCGAGGCTTACAAGGACTTCTTTGGCATCAACCCCATCACCAGTTTCAAGCTGCTGTCTCAGCAGTGTTCCTACATGGGAGGGTGTTTCCTAGAGAAGATCGAGAAGGCCATCGCTCGCGAGCTTCCCGATCTCTTGGGCAGCATCGGCTTGGGGAAGAAGCCCAACGTTCTCTCCTGCGACATCACTGGCTGTGGCGAAACCCCAAAGAATCGCTACAGGAGACCCTAA
- the SRL gene encoding sarcalumenin isoform X1 has translation MKGLNLLCCCVASLLLLGTAEPHAPGTDHVGSAADSPLPAAEPRLEEKAANGSPEEDHDGGPANASLPGAAEEERGEGEEEPSGGLSGDLGPGTGQPEESTMEEGQEGPGEAQGPGDDAMLATPEAAHHEGNRGPGPQDGFRSREDEEARAKKGASEEQGQSGEEKMEESRAASAPEGGKEGGEQSSEEDDEQGESEEDEQGESEEDRGERESEEEGESEEEGESEEECAGPENRAEGSNKDAAGASGKKGRGKPAAASKGEARAGPASCHHPPCGDAAEDPPAVVEDLLAAEDLLAAVENPPAAEDPPAVVEDPPVVEDPPAAAEKPLAAEDPPAVVEDPPAAEDPPAVVEDPPAVVENPPAAEDPPADKPLLAETESPPGLSAHPAAAELQHSQIEEVEDASEPTKRDRSHLESTLKLNEEKPADDFSGVLQRLRKIYHSSIKPLEQSYRYNELRQHEITAYPGRTLGSSATDGEITSKPMVLFLGPWSVGKSSMINYLLGLDDTPYQLYTGAEPTTSEFTVIMHGPKLKTIEGIVMAADSARSFSPLEKFGQNFLEKLIGIEVPHKLLERVTFVDTPGIIENRKQQERGYPFNDVCQWFIDRADLIFVVFDPTKLDVGLELEMLFRQLKGRESQIRIILNKADSLATQELMRVYGALFWSLAPLINVTEPPRVYVSSFWPHEYQPDTHKDLFLKEEISLLEDLNQVIENRMENKIAFIRQHAIRVRIHALLVDRYLQTYKDKMTFFSDGELVFRDIVEDPDKFFIFKSILAKTNVSKFDLPNREAYKDFFGINPITSFKLLSQQCSYMGGCFLEKIEKAIARELPDLLGSIGLGKKPNVLSCDITGCGETPKNRYRRP, from the exons AGCCGCACGCCCCCGGCACGGACCATGTCGGCAGCGCTGCTGACAGCCCCCTGCCAGCCGCAGAGCccaggctggaggagaaggcGGCCAACGGCAGCCCCGAGGAGGACCACGATGGTGGCCCTGCCAACGCCTCCTTGCCCGGTGCTGCTGAGGAGGAACGcggagaaggggaggaagagccCTCGGGCGGCCTGAGTGGGGACCTGGGGCCAGGGACCGGCCAGCCAGAGGAGAGCACCATGGAGGAGGGCCAGGAGGGGCCCGGCGAGGCCCAGGGCCCAGGGGACGACGCCATGTTGGCCACCCCTGAGGCAGCGCATCATGAAGGGAACCGCGGGCCTGGCCCGCAAGATGGCTTCCGTTCCCGGGAGGATGAGGAGGCCAGAGCCAAGAAAGGAGCCTCCGAGGAGCAAGGGCAGTCTGGGGAAGAGAAAATGGAGGAGTCAAGAGCAGCGTCTGCTCCCgaggggggaaaggaagggggtgagcagagctcagaggaaGATGACGAGCAGGGCGAGTCTGAGGAAGATGAACAAGGCGAGTCTGAGGAAGATAGAGGTGAGAGAGAGTCCGAGGAGGAGGGAGAGTCCGAGGAGGAGGGAGAGTCCGAGGAAGAATGCGCAGGGCCAGAGAATAGAGCTGAAGGGAGCAACAAAGATGCGGCCGGTGCTTCTGGCAAAAAGGGCCGTGGCAaaccagcagctgccagcaagGGAGAAGCCAGGGCTGGCCCTGCCAGCTGCCATCACCCACCCTGTGGAGACGCAGCAGAAGACCCACCAGCAGTGGTGGAAGACCTATTGGCAGCAGAAGACCTGCTGGCAGCAGTAGAAAacccaccagcagcagaagaCCCACCAGCGGTGGTAGAAGACCCACCAGTGGTAGAAgacccaccagcagcagcagaaaagccaCTGGCAGCAGAAGACCCACCAGCAGTGGTGGAAGACCCGCCAGCAGCAGAAGACCCACCAGCAGTGGTGGAAGACCCACCAGCAGTGGTGGAAAACCCCCCAGCAGCAGAAGACCCCCCTGCAGATAAGCCATTGCTGGCAGAAACGGAGAGCCCACCTGGCCTCAGCGCCCACCCAGCTGCCGCCgagctccagcacagccagatAG AAGAGGTTGAAGATGCCAGCGAGCCGACCAAGCGCGACCGGTCCCACTTGGAGAGCACCCTCAAGCTGAACGAGGAGAAACCTGCCGATGATTTCTCAG GAGTACTGCAGCGGCTGAGGAAGATCTACCACTCCTCCATCAAGCCCCTGGAGCAGTCCTACAGATACAACGAGCTGAGGCAGCATGAGATCACAG cTTACCCTGGACGCACCCTGGGCTCCTCCGCCACAG ATGGGGAGATCACTTCCAAGCCCATGGTGCTATTCCTGGGACCGTGGAGCGTCGGCAAATCCTCCATGATAAACTACCTCCTGGGGCTGGACGACACTCCGTACCAGCTCTACACAG GGGCTGAACCCACCACTTCCGAATTCACTGTCATCATGCACGGCCCCAAGCTGAAGACCATCGAGGGCATCGTGATGGCTGCTGACAGCGCCCGCTCCTTCTCGCCCCTGGAGAAGTTTGGGCAGAACTTCTTGGAGAAGCTGATAGGGATCGAGGTGCCCCACAAACTACTGGAGCGAGTCACCTTCGTGGACACGCCAGGCATCATTGAAAACCGCAAGCAGCAAGAACGAG GTTACCCATTCAACGACGTGTGCCAGTGGTTCATTGACAGAGCTGATCTCATCTTCGTTGTCTTTGACCCTACAAAGCTGGACGTGGGCTTGGAGCTGGAGATGCTGTTTCGCCAGCTGAAGGGCCGCGAGTCTCAGATCCGAATCATCTTGAACAAAGCCGACAGCCTGGCTACCCAGGAGCTCATGAGAGTCTATGGTGCCttattttggagcctggctcctCTCATCAACGTCACGGAGCCGCCCAGGGTGTACGTGAGCTCCTTCTGGCCCCACGAGTACCAGCCGGACACCCACAAAGACCTGTTCCTCAAAGAAGAGATATCACTCCTGGAAGATCTCAACCAGGTGATTGAGAACAGGATGGAAAATAAGATTGCCTTCATACGCCAGCATGCCATCCGTGTGCGCATCCACGCCCTTTTGGTCGATCGGTATCTACAGACCTACAAGGACAAAATGACCTTCTTTAGCGATGGAGAACTGGTGTTCAGGGACATTGTGGAAGATCCTGACAAGTTCTTTATCTTTAAGTCCATTCTGGCAAAGACCAATGTCAGCAAATTTGACCTCCCCAACCGCGAGGCTTACAAGGACTTCTTTGGCATCAACCCCATCACCAGTTTCAAGCTGCTGTCTCAGCAGTGTTCCTACATGGGAGGGTGTTTCCTAGAGAAGATCGAGAAGGCCATCGCTCGCGAGCTTCCCGATCTCTTGGGCAGCATCGGCTTGGGGAAGAAGCCCAACGTTCTCTCCTGCGACATCACTGGCTGTGGCGAAACCCCAAAGAATCGCTACAGGAGACCCTAA
- the SRL gene encoding sarcalumenin isoform X2 codes for MKGLNLLCCCVASLLLLGTAEPHAPGTDHVGSAADSPLPAAEPRLEEKAANGSPEEDHDGGPANASLPGAAEEERGEGEEEPSGGLSGDLGPGTGQPEESTMEEGQEGPGEAQGPGDDAMLATPEAAHHEGNRGPGPQDGFRSREDEEARAKKGASEEQGQSGEEKMEESRAASAPEGGKEGGEQSSEEDDEQGESEEDEQGESEEDRGERESEEEGESEEEGESEEECAGPENRAEGSNKDAAGASGKKGRGKPAAASKGEARAGPASCHHPPCGDAAEDPPAVVEDLLAAEDLLAAVENPPAAEDPPAVVEDPPVVEDPPAAAEKPLAAEDPPAVVEDPPAAEDPPAVVEDPPAVVENPPAAEDPPADKPLLAETESPPGLSAHPAAAELQHSQIEVEDASEPTKRDRSHLESTLKLNEEKPADDFSGVLQRLRKIYHSSIKPLEQSYRYNELRQHEITAYPGRTLGSSATDGEITSKPMVLFLGPWSVGKSSMINYLLGLDDTPYQLYTGAEPTTSEFTVIMHGPKLKTIEGIVMAADSARSFSPLEKFGQNFLEKLIGIEVPHKLLERVTFVDTPGIIENRKQQERGYPFNDVCQWFIDRADLIFVVFDPTKLDVGLELEMLFRQLKGRESQIRIILNKADSLATQELMRVYGALFWSLAPLINVTEPPRVYVSSFWPHEYQPDTHKDLFLKEEISLLEDLNQVIENRMENKIAFIRQHAIRVRIHALLVDRYLQTYKDKMTFFSDGELVFRDIVEDPDKFFIFKSILAKTNVSKFDLPNREAYKDFFGINPITSFKLLSQQCSYMGGCFLEKIEKAIARELPDLLGSIGLGKKPNVLSCDITGCGETPKNRYRRP; via the exons AGCCGCACGCCCCCGGCACGGACCATGTCGGCAGCGCTGCTGACAGCCCCCTGCCAGCCGCAGAGCccaggctggaggagaaggcGGCCAACGGCAGCCCCGAGGAGGACCACGATGGTGGCCCTGCCAACGCCTCCTTGCCCGGTGCTGCTGAGGAGGAACGcggagaaggggaggaagagccCTCGGGCGGCCTGAGTGGGGACCTGGGGCCAGGGACCGGCCAGCCAGAGGAGAGCACCATGGAGGAGGGCCAGGAGGGGCCCGGCGAGGCCCAGGGCCCAGGGGACGACGCCATGTTGGCCACCCCTGAGGCAGCGCATCATGAAGGGAACCGCGGGCCTGGCCCGCAAGATGGCTTCCGTTCCCGGGAGGATGAGGAGGCCAGAGCCAAGAAAGGAGCCTCCGAGGAGCAAGGGCAGTCTGGGGAAGAGAAAATGGAGGAGTCAAGAGCAGCGTCTGCTCCCgaggggggaaaggaagggggtgagcagagctcagaggaaGATGACGAGCAGGGCGAGTCTGAGGAAGATGAACAAGGCGAGTCTGAGGAAGATAGAGGTGAGAGAGAGTCCGAGGAGGAGGGAGAGTCCGAGGAGGAGGGAGAGTCCGAGGAAGAATGCGCAGGGCCAGAGAATAGAGCTGAAGGGAGCAACAAAGATGCGGCCGGTGCTTCTGGCAAAAAGGGCCGTGGCAaaccagcagctgccagcaagGGAGAAGCCAGGGCTGGCCCTGCCAGCTGCCATCACCCACCCTGTGGAGACGCAGCAGAAGACCCACCAGCAGTGGTGGAAGACCTATTGGCAGCAGAAGACCTGCTGGCAGCAGTAGAAAacccaccagcagcagaagaCCCACCAGCGGTGGTAGAAGACCCACCAGTGGTAGAAgacccaccagcagcagcagaaaagccaCTGGCAGCAGAAGACCCACCAGCAGTGGTGGAAGACCCGCCAGCAGCAGAAGACCCACCAGCAGTGGTGGAAGACCCACCAGCAGTGGTGGAAAACCCCCCAGCAGCAGAAGACCCCCCTGCAGATAAGCCATTGCTGGCAGAAACGGAGAGCCCACCTGGCCTCAGCGCCCACCCAGCTGCCGCCgagctccagcacagccagatAG AGGTTGAAGATGCCAGCGAGCCGACCAAGCGCGACCGGTCCCACTTGGAGAGCACCCTCAAGCTGAACGAGGAGAAACCTGCCGATGATTTCTCAG GAGTACTGCAGCGGCTGAGGAAGATCTACCACTCCTCCATCAAGCCCCTGGAGCAGTCCTACAGATACAACGAGCTGAGGCAGCATGAGATCACAG cTTACCCTGGACGCACCCTGGGCTCCTCCGCCACAG ATGGGGAGATCACTTCCAAGCCCATGGTGCTATTCCTGGGACCGTGGAGCGTCGGCAAATCCTCCATGATAAACTACCTCCTGGGGCTGGACGACACTCCGTACCAGCTCTACACAG GGGCTGAACCCACCACTTCCGAATTCACTGTCATCATGCACGGCCCCAAGCTGAAGACCATCGAGGGCATCGTGATGGCTGCTGACAGCGCCCGCTCCTTCTCGCCCCTGGAGAAGTTTGGGCAGAACTTCTTGGAGAAGCTGATAGGGATCGAGGTGCCCCACAAACTACTGGAGCGAGTCACCTTCGTGGACACGCCAGGCATCATTGAAAACCGCAAGCAGCAAGAACGAG GTTACCCATTCAACGACGTGTGCCAGTGGTTCATTGACAGAGCTGATCTCATCTTCGTTGTCTTTGACCCTACAAAGCTGGACGTGGGCTTGGAGCTGGAGATGCTGTTTCGCCAGCTGAAGGGCCGCGAGTCTCAGATCCGAATCATCTTGAACAAAGCCGACAGCCTGGCTACCCAGGAGCTCATGAGAGTCTATGGTGCCttattttggagcctggctcctCTCATCAACGTCACGGAGCCGCCCAGGGTGTACGTGAGCTCCTTCTGGCCCCACGAGTACCAGCCGGACACCCACAAAGACCTGTTCCTCAAAGAAGAGATATCACTCCTGGAAGATCTCAACCAGGTGATTGAGAACAGGATGGAAAATAAGATTGCCTTCATACGCCAGCATGCCATCCGTGTGCGCATCCACGCCCTTTTGGTCGATCGGTATCTACAGACCTACAAGGACAAAATGACCTTCTTTAGCGATGGAGAACTGGTGTTCAGGGACATTGTGGAAGATCCTGACAAGTTCTTTATCTTTAAGTCCATTCTGGCAAAGACCAATGTCAGCAAATTTGACCTCCCCAACCGCGAGGCTTACAAGGACTTCTTTGGCATCAACCCCATCACCAGTTTCAAGCTGCTGTCTCAGCAGTGTTCCTACATGGGAGGGTGTTTCCTAGAGAAGATCGAGAAGGCCATCGCTCGCGAGCTTCCCGATCTCTTGGGCAGCATCGGCTTGGGGAAGAAGCCCAACGTTCTCTCCTGCGACATCACTGGCTGTGGCGAAACCCCAAAGAATCGCTACAGGAGACCCTAA
- the SRL gene encoding sarcalumenin isoform X4 encodes MKGLNLLCCCVASLLLLGTAEEVEDASEPTKRDRSHLESTLKLNEEKPADDFSGVLQRLRKIYHSSIKPLEQSYRYNELRQHEITAYPGRTLGSSATDGEITSKPMVLFLGPWSVGKSSMINYLLGLDDTPYQLYTGAEPTTSEFTVIMHGPKLKTIEGIVMAADSARSFSPLEKFGQNFLEKLIGIEVPHKLLERVTFVDTPGIIENRKQQERGYPFNDVCQWFIDRADLIFVVFDPTKLDVGLELEMLFRQLKGRESQIRIILNKADSLATQELMRVYGALFWSLAPLINVTEPPRVYVSSFWPHEYQPDTHKDLFLKEEISLLEDLNQVIENRMENKIAFIRQHAIRVRIHALLVDRYLQTYKDKMTFFSDGELVFRDIVEDPDKFFIFKSILAKTNVSKFDLPNREAYKDFFGINPITSFKLLSQQCSYMGGCFLEKIEKAIARELPDLLGSIGLGKKPNVLSCDITGCGETPKNRYRRP; translated from the exons AAGAGGTTGAAGATGCCAGCGAGCCGACCAAGCGCGACCGGTCCCACTTGGAGAGCACCCTCAAGCTGAACGAGGAGAAACCTGCCGATGATTTCTCAG GAGTACTGCAGCGGCTGAGGAAGATCTACCACTCCTCCATCAAGCCCCTGGAGCAGTCCTACAGATACAACGAGCTGAGGCAGCATGAGATCACAG cTTACCCTGGACGCACCCTGGGCTCCTCCGCCACAG ATGGGGAGATCACTTCCAAGCCCATGGTGCTATTCCTGGGACCGTGGAGCGTCGGCAAATCCTCCATGATAAACTACCTCCTGGGGCTGGACGACACTCCGTACCAGCTCTACACAG GGGCTGAACCCACCACTTCCGAATTCACTGTCATCATGCACGGCCCCAAGCTGAAGACCATCGAGGGCATCGTGATGGCTGCTGACAGCGCCCGCTCCTTCTCGCCCCTGGAGAAGTTTGGGCAGAACTTCTTGGAGAAGCTGATAGGGATCGAGGTGCCCCACAAACTACTGGAGCGAGTCACCTTCGTGGACACGCCAGGCATCATTGAAAACCGCAAGCAGCAAGAACGAG GTTACCCATTCAACGACGTGTGCCAGTGGTTCATTGACAGAGCTGATCTCATCTTCGTTGTCTTTGACCCTACAAAGCTGGACGTGGGCTTGGAGCTGGAGATGCTGTTTCGCCAGCTGAAGGGCCGCGAGTCTCAGATCCGAATCATCTTGAACAAAGCCGACAGCCTGGCTACCCAGGAGCTCATGAGAGTCTATGGTGCCttattttggagcctggctcctCTCATCAACGTCACGGAGCCGCCCAGGGTGTACGTGAGCTCCTTCTGGCCCCACGAGTACCAGCCGGACACCCACAAAGACCTGTTCCTCAAAGAAGAGATATCACTCCTGGAAGATCTCAACCAGGTGATTGAGAACAGGATGGAAAATAAGATTGCCTTCATACGCCAGCATGCCATCCGTGTGCGCATCCACGCCCTTTTGGTCGATCGGTATCTACAGACCTACAAGGACAAAATGACCTTCTTTAGCGATGGAGAACTGGTGTTCAGGGACATTGTGGAAGATCCTGACAAGTTCTTTATCTTTAAGTCCATTCTGGCAAAGACCAATGTCAGCAAATTTGACCTCCCCAACCGCGAGGCTTACAAGGACTTCTTTGGCATCAACCCCATCACCAGTTTCAAGCTGCTGTCTCAGCAGTGTTCCTACATGGGAGGGTGTTTCCTAGAGAAGATCGAGAAGGCCATCGCTCGCGAGCTTCCCGATCTCTTGGGCAGCATCGGCTTGGGGAAGAAGCCCAACGTTCTCTCCTGCGACATCACTGGCTGTGGCGAAACCCCAAAGAATCGCTACAGGAGACCCTAA
- the SRL gene encoding sarcalumenin isoform X3: MKGLNLLCCCVASLLLLGTAEPHAPGTDHVGSAADSPLPAAEPRLEEKAANGSPEEDHDGGPANASLPGAAEEERGEGEEEPSGGLSGDLGPGTGQPEESTMEEGQEGPGEAQGPGDDAMLATPEAAHHEGNRGPGPQDGFRSREDEEARAKKGASEEQGQSGEEKMEESRAASAPEGGKEGGEQSSEEDDEQGESEEDEQGESEEDRGERESEEEGESEEEGESEEECAGPENRAEGSNKDAAGASGKKGRGKPAAASKGEARAGPASCHHPPCGDAAEDPPAVVEDLLAAEDLLAAVENPPAAEDPPAVVEDPPVVEDPPAAAEKPLAAEDPPAVVEDPPAAEDPPAVVEDPPAVVENPPAAEDPPADKPLLAETESPPGLSAHPAAAELQHSQIEEVEDASEPTKRDRSHLESTLKLNEEKPADDFSGVLQRLRKIYHSSIKPLEQSYRYNELRQHEITDGEITSKPMVLFLGPWSVGKSSMINYLLGLDDTPYQLYTGAEPTTSEFTVIMHGPKLKTIEGIVMAADSARSFSPLEKFGQNFLEKLIGIEVPHKLLERVTFVDTPGIIENRKQQERGYPFNDVCQWFIDRADLIFVVFDPTKLDVGLELEMLFRQLKGRESQIRIILNKADSLATQELMRVYGALFWSLAPLINVTEPPRVYVSSFWPHEYQPDTHKDLFLKEEISLLEDLNQVIENRMENKIAFIRQHAIRVRIHALLVDRYLQTYKDKMTFFSDGELVFRDIVEDPDKFFIFKSILAKTNVSKFDLPNREAYKDFFGINPITSFKLLSQQCSYMGGCFLEKIEKAIARELPDLLGSIGLGKKPNVLSCDITGCGETPKNRYRRP; encoded by the exons AGCCGCACGCCCCCGGCACGGACCATGTCGGCAGCGCTGCTGACAGCCCCCTGCCAGCCGCAGAGCccaggctggaggagaaggcGGCCAACGGCAGCCCCGAGGAGGACCACGATGGTGGCCCTGCCAACGCCTCCTTGCCCGGTGCTGCTGAGGAGGAACGcggagaaggggaggaagagccCTCGGGCGGCCTGAGTGGGGACCTGGGGCCAGGGACCGGCCAGCCAGAGGAGAGCACCATGGAGGAGGGCCAGGAGGGGCCCGGCGAGGCCCAGGGCCCAGGGGACGACGCCATGTTGGCCACCCCTGAGGCAGCGCATCATGAAGGGAACCGCGGGCCTGGCCCGCAAGATGGCTTCCGTTCCCGGGAGGATGAGGAGGCCAGAGCCAAGAAAGGAGCCTCCGAGGAGCAAGGGCAGTCTGGGGAAGAGAAAATGGAGGAGTCAAGAGCAGCGTCTGCTCCCgaggggggaaaggaagggggtgagcagagctcagaggaaGATGACGAGCAGGGCGAGTCTGAGGAAGATGAACAAGGCGAGTCTGAGGAAGATAGAGGTGAGAGAGAGTCCGAGGAGGAGGGAGAGTCCGAGGAGGAGGGAGAGTCCGAGGAAGAATGCGCAGGGCCAGAGAATAGAGCTGAAGGGAGCAACAAAGATGCGGCCGGTGCTTCTGGCAAAAAGGGCCGTGGCAaaccagcagctgccagcaagGGAGAAGCCAGGGCTGGCCCTGCCAGCTGCCATCACCCACCCTGTGGAGACGCAGCAGAAGACCCACCAGCAGTGGTGGAAGACCTATTGGCAGCAGAAGACCTGCTGGCAGCAGTAGAAAacccaccagcagcagaagaCCCACCAGCGGTGGTAGAAGACCCACCAGTGGTAGAAgacccaccagcagcagcagaaaagccaCTGGCAGCAGAAGACCCACCAGCAGTGGTGGAAGACCCGCCAGCAGCAGAAGACCCACCAGCAGTGGTGGAAGACCCACCAGCAGTGGTGGAAAACCCCCCAGCAGCAGAAGACCCCCCTGCAGATAAGCCATTGCTGGCAGAAACGGAGAGCCCACCTGGCCTCAGCGCCCACCCAGCTGCCGCCgagctccagcacagccagatAG AAGAGGTTGAAGATGCCAGCGAGCCGACCAAGCGCGACCGGTCCCACTTGGAGAGCACCCTCAAGCTGAACGAGGAGAAACCTGCCGATGATTTCTCAG GAGTACTGCAGCGGCTGAGGAAGATCTACCACTCCTCCATCAAGCCCCTGGAGCAGTCCTACAGATACAACGAGCTGAGGCAGCATGAGATCACAG ATGGGGAGATCACTTCCAAGCCCATGGTGCTATTCCTGGGACCGTGGAGCGTCGGCAAATCCTCCATGATAAACTACCTCCTGGGGCTGGACGACACTCCGTACCAGCTCTACACAG GGGCTGAACCCACCACTTCCGAATTCACTGTCATCATGCACGGCCCCAAGCTGAAGACCATCGAGGGCATCGTGATGGCTGCTGACAGCGCCCGCTCCTTCTCGCCCCTGGAGAAGTTTGGGCAGAACTTCTTGGAGAAGCTGATAGGGATCGAGGTGCCCCACAAACTACTGGAGCGAGTCACCTTCGTGGACACGCCAGGCATCATTGAAAACCGCAAGCAGCAAGAACGAG GTTACCCATTCAACGACGTGTGCCAGTGGTTCATTGACAGAGCTGATCTCATCTTCGTTGTCTTTGACCCTACAAAGCTGGACGTGGGCTTGGAGCTGGAGATGCTGTTTCGCCAGCTGAAGGGCCGCGAGTCTCAGATCCGAATCATCTTGAACAAAGCCGACAGCCTGGCTACCCAGGAGCTCATGAGAGTCTATGGTGCCttattttggagcctggctcctCTCATCAACGTCACGGAGCCGCCCAGGGTGTACGTGAGCTCCTTCTGGCCCCACGAGTACCAGCCGGACACCCACAAAGACCTGTTCCTCAAAGAAGAGATATCACTCCTGGAAGATCTCAACCAGGTGATTGAGAACAGGATGGAAAATAAGATTGCCTTCATACGCCAGCATGCCATCCGTGTGCGCATCCACGCCCTTTTGGTCGATCGGTATCTACAGACCTACAAGGACAAAATGACCTTCTTTAGCGATGGAGAACTGGTGTTCAGGGACATTGTGGAAGATCCTGACAAGTTCTTTATCTTTAAGTCCATTCTGGCAAAGACCAATGTCAGCAAATTTGACCTCCCCAACCGCGAGGCTTACAAGGACTTCTTTGGCATCAACCCCATCACCAGTTTCAAGCTGCTGTCTCAGCAGTGTTCCTACATGGGAGGGTGTTTCCTAGAGAAGATCGAGAAGGCCATCGCTCGCGAGCTTCCCGATCTCTTGGGCAGCATCGGCTTGGGGAAGAAGCCCAACGTTCTCTCCTGCGACATCACTGGCTGTGGCGAAACCCCAAAGAATCGCTACAGGAGACCCTAA